In Acidimicrobiales bacterium, one genomic interval encodes:
- a CDS encoding methyltransferase domain-containing protein — protein sequence MDPLPTFPSGVLRALPPVARAVLREQRRRLLVRATGRVLDLGDGTDADLLKNADEVVRARSAASVALGDEPGAEHEAEGSYDTVVSVLHLAAAPDLPTELAAVRRLLAPEGRLLFLEPVRQPGFGHRLRSAASPMVRLVSGWEIDRDLPLAIRANHLTIVDIERINMPPVVWPIRTFVLGAATRRPADFAEPAADDPGATDDPSEEHP from the coding sequence GTGGATCCCCTGCCGACGTTCCCCTCGGGCGTCCTGCGGGCCCTGCCGCCCGTGGCCCGGGCCGTGCTCCGTGAGCAGCGTCGGCGCCTGCTCGTGCGGGCCACGGGACGGGTGCTCGACCTCGGCGACGGCACCGACGCCGACCTGTTGAAGAACGCCGACGAGGTGGTCCGGGCCCGGTCGGCGGCCTCGGTGGCCCTCGGTGACGAACCGGGTGCCGAGCACGAGGCCGAGGGCTCGTACGACACGGTCGTCTCGGTCCTGCACCTCGCCGCGGCGCCCGATCTGCCCACCGAGCTCGCTGCGGTGCGTCGACTGCTGGCCCCGGAAGGCCGTCTACTGTTCCTCGAGCCCGTCCGTCAGCCCGGCTTCGGCCACCGGCTGCGCTCGGCTGCCAGCCCGATGGTGCGGCTCGTGTCCGGCTGGGAGATCGACCGAGACCTCCCACTGGCCATCCGCGCCAACCACCTGACCATCGTCGACATCGAGAGGATCAACATGCCGCCGGTCGTCTGGCCCATCCGCACCTTCGTCCTGGGTGCCGCCACCCGCCGACCCGCCGACTTCGCCGAACCCGCTGCCGACGATCCCGGCGCCACCGACGATCCCTCCGAGGAGCACCCGTGA
- a CDS encoding peptidylprolyl isomerase, which produces MGTEKRERQKQARQARIEAAQAEQRKRAQRRRYLTFGILGVVVLGAMFAYSTFAGDDSEDSASDSTTTTTAADQPADAPFVYGDGECAPDTPPAEPVLDYAGAFQDCLDPDATYTAVFDTNQGEIRVDLNTTDTPGTVNNFVNLARNGYYDGTEIFRTDTSIGIIQGGSPHTNDASDPGPGYTIPDEGDGYTYAPGQLVMARSAGPDSGSAQFFFVGTDAASALDGQGTYVVFGTTDEAGIEVINSVLALNEDDPESGLGGAPSETVTINSVTIEESGASGDGDSTTTTAG; this is translated from the coding sequence GTGGGTACTGAGAAGCGGGAACGCCAGAAGCAGGCACGACAGGCACGGATCGAGGCTGCCCAGGCCGAGCAGCGCAAGCGGGCGCAGCGCCGGCGCTACCTCACCTTCGGCATCCTCGGTGTGGTGGTGCTCGGCGCCATGTTCGCCTACTCGACCTTCGCCGGAGACGACAGCGAGGACTCGGCCTCCGATTCCACCACGACCACCACGGCGGCGGACCAGCCCGCCGACGCGCCCTTCGTCTACGGCGACGGCGAGTGCGCCCCCGACACCCCGCCGGCCGAGCCCGTGCTCGACTACGCCGGCGCCTTCCAGGACTGCCTCGACCCGGACGCCACCTACACCGCGGTGTTCGACACCAACCAAGGCGAGATCCGGGTCGACCTGAACACCACCGACACCCCCGGCACCGTCAACAACTTCGTGAACCTGGCCCGCAACGGGTACTACGACGGCACCGAGATCTTCCGGACCGACACCTCGATCGGCATCATCCAGGGCGGCTCGCCCCACACGAACGACGCCAGCGACCCGGGCCCCGGCTACACGATCCCCGACGAGGGCGACGGCTACACCTACGCCCCCGGCCAGCTGGTCATGGCCCGGTCGGCCGGCCCCGACAGCGGCTCGGCGCAGTTCTTCTTCGTCGGTACCGACGCGGCGTCGGCCCTCGACGGGCAGGGCACCTACGTCGTGTTCGGCACCACGGACGAGGCCGGCATCGAGGTCATCAACTCGGTGCTCGCCCTCAACGAGGACGACCCCGAGAGCGGCCTCGGCGGCGCCCCCAGCGAGACCGTCACCATCAACTCGGTGACCATCGAGGAGTCCGGGGCCTCAGGCGACGGCGACTCCACCACGACCACCGCCGGCTGA
- a CDS encoding aldehyde dehydrogenase family protein yields MTTVTSYNPARPAEVLGEFPSADAAAVDRAVTAAAEAQRSWAKVPVPLRADIIAEAGRLLAGRKDELAALVSQEAGKVLIEGGGEVQEAIDMAAYVAGQGRSAFGDVVPSELRNKMAWTTRIPVGVVGMITPWNFPIAIPSWKCFPALLAGNGIVIKPSELAPVCGEAFIEVLAESGVPEGLIQVVHGTGETGAALTTHPGVGAVSFTGSVPTGRKVAAAAMETGPRLVSLELGGKNAMIVLDDADLDLATDGALFGAFGSSGQRCTSTSRLVVQRGMAAELIDRVVARAAELKLGDPVDPTTDVGPVITRQSAERIAGMLDAAVAEGATIAGASGITEVDGCDGGAFFRPTVLAGVAPEHRIAREEAFGPLLSVIEVDSLDAAVDIVNQVEYGLSAAVYTRDINRALQAVDGIDTGICYVNAPTIGAEIPLPFGGTKHTGNGFREAGARGIEQFSQVKTVYVDYSGRLQRAQIDT; encoded by the coding sequence ATGACCACCGTCACCTCGTACAACCCCGCGCGGCCCGCCGAGGTCCTCGGCGAGTTCCCCAGCGCCGACGCCGCCGCCGTCGACCGGGCGGTGACCGCCGCCGCCGAGGCCCAGCGCTCGTGGGCGAAGGTGCCCGTCCCCCTGCGGGCCGACATCATCGCCGAGGCCGGGCGCCTGCTCGCGGGCCGCAAGGACGAGCTCGCCGCGCTCGTCAGTCAAGAAGCGGGCAAGGTCCTCATCGAAGGCGGCGGCGAGGTGCAGGAGGCCATCGACATGGCCGCCTACGTCGCCGGCCAGGGCCGGTCGGCCTTCGGCGACGTGGTGCCGTCCGAGCTCCGCAACAAGATGGCGTGGACCACGCGCATCCCCGTCGGCGTGGTCGGGATGATCACGCCCTGGAACTTCCCCATCGCCATCCCGTCGTGGAAGTGCTTCCCCGCCCTGCTCGCCGGCAACGGCATCGTCATCAAGCCGTCCGAGCTGGCCCCCGTGTGCGGCGAGGCCTTCATCGAGGTGCTGGCCGAGTCGGGCGTGCCCGAGGGCCTCATCCAGGTCGTCCACGGCACCGGCGAGACCGGCGCCGCCCTCACCACCCACCCCGGCGTGGGCGCGGTCAGCTTCACCGGCTCGGTGCCCACCGGCCGGAAGGTGGCCGCCGCGGCCATGGAGACCGGCCCCCGCCTCGTCTCCCTCGAGCTCGGCGGCAAGAACGCCATGATCGTGCTCGACGACGCCGACCTCGACCTCGCCACCGACGGCGCCCTCTTCGGCGCGTTCGGCAGCTCGGGCCAGCGCTGCACGTCCACCTCCCGCCTCGTGGTGCAGCGGGGCATGGCCGCCGAGCTGATCGATCGGGTGGTGGCACGCGCCGCCGAGCTCAAACTGGGCGACCCCGTCGATCCGACCACCGACGTCGGCCCCGTGATCACCCGCCAGAGCGCCGAGCGCATCGCCGGGATGCTCGACGCCGCCGTGGCCGAGGGCGCCACGATCGCCGGCGCCAGCGGCATCACCGAGGTGGACGGCTGCGACGGCGGCGCCTTCTTCCGTCCCACGGTCCTCGCCGGCGTCGCCCCCGAGCACCGCATCGCCCGGGAGGAGGCCTTCGGGCCGCTGCTCTCGGTCATCGAGGTCGACTCGCTCGACGCCGCCGTCGACATCGTGAACCAGGTGGAGTACGGCCTGTCCGCCGCGGTCTACACCCGGGACATCAACCGCGCCCTGCAGGCCGTCGACGGCATCGACACGGGCATCTGCTACGTGAACGCCCCGACCATCGGCGCCGAGATCCCGCTGCCGTTCGGCGGCACCAAGCACACCGGCAACGGCTTCCGCGAGGCCGGCGCCCGCGGCATCGAGCAGTTCAGCCAGGTCAAGACCGTCTACGTCGACTACTCCGGCCGCCTCCAGCGCGCCCAGATCGACACCTGA
- a CDS encoding Type 1 glutamine amidotransferase-like domain-containing protein: MTGPLALVGGEAFTEGCTFDAELLAASGGTEVVVLPTAAAYEHPDREVAAATTWFEGLGASVRGLDVLRRPDALLQEHVDAVAAARFVYVTGGSSMHLRSVFKDSPVWDALVAAWEGGAVLAASSGAARVLCDPMVDPRGGAFAVGLGLLPGLAIIPHHDHWSREKAHRTIQLAPRGLPIAGIDDRTALIRDPDGTWRIAGAGEVAVFVDGQPQVLSVLP; the protein is encoded by the coding sequence GTGACCGGACCCCTCGCCCTCGTGGGCGGCGAAGCCTTCACCGAGGGCTGCACCTTCGACGCCGAGCTGCTCGCCGCCAGCGGCGGCACCGAGGTGGTGGTGCTTCCCACCGCCGCGGCGTACGAGCACCCCGATCGGGAGGTCGCCGCGGCCACGACGTGGTTCGAAGGGCTCGGTGCCTCGGTCCGCGGCCTCGACGTGCTTCGCCGGCCCGACGCCTTGCTGCAGGAGCACGTCGACGCGGTGGCCGCGGCCCGCTTCGTCTACGTCACCGGCGGCTCGTCGATGCACCTGCGCTCGGTGTTCAAGGACTCCCCGGTGTGGGACGCGCTCGTGGCCGCCTGGGAGGGCGGGGCGGTGCTCGCCGCCTCGAGTGGCGCGGCCCGCGTGCTCTGCGACCCGATGGTCGATCCGCGCGGAGGCGCCTTCGCCGTGGGCCTCGGCCTGCTCCCGGGCCTCGCGATCATCCCGCACCACGATCACTGGTCACGGGAGAAGGCCCACCGCACCATCCAGCTCGCGCCGCGGGGCCTGCCCATCGCCGGCATCGACGACCGCACCGCGCTCATCCGAGACCCCGACGGCACGTGGCGCATCGCCGGCGCCGGCGAGGTGGCCGTCTTCGTCGACGGCCAGCCCCAGGTCCTCTCCGTCCTGCCCTGA
- a CDS encoding aspartate kinase — MRVVQKYGGTSVADPERMRSVAEQIARSHRRGDEVIVVVSAMGKETDDLLRLAEEVSGENRPGREMDMLITAGERKATALLCMALHAMGVPADSFTGSQAGFLTDTNHTNAKILEVKPDRVADALAAGRVPVVGGSQGVSTERDVTFLGRGGSDTTAVALAEALEADVCELYTDVSGVFTADPRLVPDARKMHHISFDELLEMTAAGCPKPAMRSVEFARNHHVRLHVRSSFTWEVGTWVTEEESMEHAIISAVVDDDSEAKVTITGVPDRPGIAASLFRRLADSNVNVDMIVQNVSEDGVTDISYTAPKEDLGTSLAITEGLAEEIGATGVTADSGIARVSVVGAGMKSNPGVAATMFETLAGNGINIEMISTSAIRISCVIAAEQLEQAVVVLHDAYGLGSSSVGAASPSGSS; from the coding sequence ATGAGAGTGGTCCAGAAGTACGGCGGGACGTCCGTCGCCGATCCCGAGCGCATGCGCTCCGTGGCCGAGCAGATCGCCCGCAGCCACCGCCGCGGCGACGAGGTCATCGTCGTGGTCAGCGCGATGGGCAAGGAGACCGACGACCTGCTGCGCCTGGCCGAGGAGGTCTCGGGAGAGAACCGCCCCGGGCGCGAGATGGACATGCTCATCACCGCCGGCGAACGCAAGGCCACCGCCCTGCTGTGCATGGCCCTCCACGCCATGGGGGTCCCGGCCGACTCGTTCACGGGCAGTCAGGCCGGCTTCCTGACCGACACCAACCACACCAACGCCAAGATCCTCGAGGTGAAGCCCGACCGGGTGGCCGACGCCCTCGCCGCCGGCCGTGTGCCGGTGGTCGGCGGCTCGCAGGGCGTGTCCACCGAGCGCGACGTCACCTTCCTCGGCAGGGGCGGCTCGGACACCACCGCGGTGGCGCTCGCCGAGGCCCTCGAGGCCGACGTCTGCGAGCTCTACACCGACGTGTCCGGCGTGTTCACCGCCGACCCGAGGCTCGTTCCTGACGCCCGCAAGATGCACCACATCTCGTTCGACGAGCTGTTGGAGATGACCGCGGCGGGGTGCCCGAAGCCCGCCATGCGCTCGGTCGAGTTCGCCCGCAACCACCACGTGCGCCTGCACGTGCGTTCCAGCTTCACCTGGGAGGTCGGCACCTGGGTGACGGAGGAGGAGTCCATGGAGCACGCCATCATCTCGGCCGTCGTCGACGACGACTCGGAGGCCAAGGTCACCATCACCGGTGTCCCCGACCGGCCCGGCATCGCCGCTTCGCTGTTCCGGCGGCTGGCCGACAGCAACGTCAACGTCGACATGATCGTCCAGAACGTGTCCGAGGACGGCGTGACCGACATCTCCTACACGGCGCCCAAGGAGGACCTCGGCACCAGCCTCGCCATCACCGAGGGCCTCGCCGAGGAGATCGGCGCCACCGGGGTGACCGCCGACTCCGGCATCGCCCGGGTGAGCGTCGTCGGCGCCGGCATGAAGTCGAACCCCGGGGTGGCGGCCACGATGTTCGAGACCCTCGCCGGCAACGGCATCAACATCGAGATGATCTCGACCTCGGCCATCCGCATCTCGTGCGTCATCGCCGCCGAGCAGCTCGAGCAGGCCGTCGTGGTCCTCCACGACGCGTATGGGCTTGGCTCCTCCTCCGTCGGAGCGGCTTCGCCATCCGGTTCGTCGTAG
- a CDS encoding leucyl/phenylalanyl-tRNA--protein transferase, with product MPDPRWAPEGDDLIGLGADLEPGTLLAAYRTGLFPMPTRRMPLPRSGRSGRAVGWWSPDPRGVLPLDGLRLTKSLRRSVRRYEVRYDTVFEDVVVACADPTRPHGWISADIVAAYRRLFELGWAHSVETWCDDELVGGLYGVSIGGLFAGESMFHRAPDASKVALVGLAELLTAAPGAGTRLLDVQWLTPHLASLGAVELSRPDYLDRLAAALPLPDAFTP from the coding sequence CTGCCCGACCCGCGCTGGGCGCCCGAGGGCGACGATCTCATCGGCCTCGGTGCCGACCTCGAGCCCGGCACGCTGCTGGCGGCCTACCGCACGGGCTTGTTCCCCATGCCGACCCGGCGCATGCCGCTGCCCCGATCGGGTCGGTCCGGTCGCGCTGTCGGCTGGTGGTCCCCCGACCCGCGCGGCGTCCTCCCCCTCGACGGCCTGCGCCTGACCAAGTCGCTGCGCCGCTCCGTGCGCCGCTACGAGGTCCGCTACGACACCGTGTTCGAAGATGTCGTGGTGGCGTGCGCCGACCCGACCCGTCCGCACGGCTGGATCTCGGCCGACATCGTTGCGGCCTACCGCCGCCTCTTCGAGCTGGGCTGGGCCCACAGCGTCGAGACCTGGTGCGATGACGAGCTCGTCGGCGGCCTCTACGGCGTGTCCATCGGCGGGCTCTTCGCCGGCGAGTCGATGTTCCACCGGGCTCCGGACGCGTCGAAGGTTGCGTTGGTGGGTCTCGCCGAGCTGCTCACCGCGGCGCCCGGAGCCGGCACCCGCCTCCTCGACGTCCAGTGGCTCACCCCCCACCTGGCCTCGCTCGGCGCCGTCGAGCTCTCCCGCCCGGACTACCTCGACCGCCTGGCCGCCGCCCTCCCCCTCCCCGACGCCTTCACCCCCTGA
- a CDS encoding aspartate-semialdehyde dehydrogenase encodes MFDAQSGVNVGVVGATGQVGGVMLDILAERGYPVASLRAFASSRSAGRTFAWGDKEVVVEDAATADFSGVDVALFSAGGTTSKELAPKVAAAGAIVIDNSSAWRMDPDVPLVVPEVNAHALRSIPKGIVANPNCTTMVAMAPLKALHDEAGLRTLTISTYQAVSGGGLAGTSELDEQTRKVADRAIALALDGAAVDYPEPQVFPGPIAFNVLPHAGDFIDDGLGETGEEQKLRHESRKILELPDLPVSGLCVRVPVFTGHSLAINASFERPITPDRARELLAEAPGVVLADVPTPLMAAGQDPTYVGRIRRDDTVEHGLALFLSGDNLRKGAALNAIQIAETLLVL; translated from the coding sequence ATGTTCGACGCGCAATCCGGTGTCAACGTCGGCGTGGTCGGGGCCACCGGCCAGGTCGGCGGCGTGATGCTCGACATCCTCGCCGAGCGGGGCTACCCCGTCGCCTCGCTGCGGGCCTTCGCCTCCAGCCGTTCGGCGGGCCGCACCTTCGCCTGGGGCGACAAGGAGGTCGTGGTCGAGGACGCCGCCACCGCCGACTTCAGCGGCGTCGACGTCGCTCTGTTCTCCGCCGGCGGGACCACCTCCAAGGAGCTCGCCCCCAAGGTGGCGGCGGCCGGCGCCATCGTGATCGACAACTCGTCGGCGTGGCGCATGGACCCCGACGTGCCCCTCGTGGTGCCCGAGGTCAACGCCCACGCACTGCGCTCGATCCCCAAGGGCATCGTGGCCAACCCCAACTGCACGACCATGGTGGCAATGGCGCCCCTCAAGGCGCTGCACGACGAGGCCGGTCTGCGCACCCTCACCATCAGCACCTACCAGGCGGTGTCCGGCGGCGGGCTCGCCGGGACGAGCGAGCTCGATGAGCAGACCCGCAAGGTGGCCGACCGCGCCATCGCCCTCGCGCTCGACGGCGCCGCGGTCGACTACCCCGAGCCGCAGGTCTTCCCTGGCCCCATCGCCTTCAACGTCCTGCCTCACGCCGGCGACTTCATCGACGACGGCCTCGGCGAGACGGGTGAGGAGCAGAAGCTGCGCCACGAGAGCCGCAAGATCCTCGAGCTGCCCGACCTCCCGGTGTCCGGGCTGTGCGTGCGGGTGCCGGTGTTCACCGGGCACTCCCTCGCCATCAACGCGTCGTTCGAGCGCCCCATCACGCCGGACCGGGCCCGCGAGCTGCTGGCCGAGGCCCCCGGCGTCGTCCTCGCCGACGTGCCCACGCCCCTGATGGCCGCCGGCCAGGACCCCACCTACGTGGGTCGCATCCGCCGCGACGACACCGTCGAGCACGGCCTCGCGCTGTTCCTCAGCGGCGACAACCTCCGCAAGGGCGCCGCCCTCAACGCCATCCAGATCGCGGAGACCCTGCTGGTCCTCTGA
- a CDS encoding carboxypeptidase regulatory-like domain-containing protein yields the protein MIRRRSTGRIRHALLVATALVAVLVVPGPASPAVADGNETPDAAPASRSISTGYGHSCAIFSTGVVRCWGANGVGQLGNGATGSQGTVPEQMHLGLPDTALGTGRTATAITAGGNHTCALLDDGTVKCWGLNDKGQLGLGDTANRGDGPGEMGDTLPTIALGTGRTATAITAGALHTCAILDTQAVRCWGESLHGRLGLGDTEDRGDEPGEMGDLLPSVALGAGRTATAITAGGNHTCALLDDDHVKCWGLNNVSQLGIPGVYRGDQPGEMGDALPPLNLGSAHTVDAVTAGEFHSCALLDDGAVKCWGDNNSGELGVGDAADHLAEGDAHRAAAFLGPAILGNIRGSGGEGLDGGLVAALRPDEFSVAGGAGADSNGMFAFAVPPGTYYLYGIEPTGAYKPGFHGDPYEIVVGTGTTVAGPTLAPSGGTVAGRVTELGSGQPLAGALTMSLNALGGPEAAATTNSNGEYAIGALRNGTHYLVTVDLSGAHAPRFHPSAGDVPSSTPAVTTAGATTTSDAVLPAQAPPGSAAAIVGNVTDTAGQPLSSVLVAALRADTYSLARATRTNANGGYSLPLSPGTYRIGFIDPTGLHEREWFDDQPVDRLDNSAVVAAPGTASAALRPTTGSLRGTVSDDVAAVGGAWVVAIGPSGIAGADTTDVDGDYRIDGLAPGNYRAAIVDPAAGRALYWDGASVYDEGTVFPVTAGQVAPVDPTL from the coding sequence ATGATCAGACGTCGTTCGACGGGCCGGATCCGGCACGCACTCCTCGTGGCGACGGCGCTCGTGGCGGTCCTCGTCGTCCCGGGGCCGGCGTCGCCGGCGGTCGCCGACGGGAACGAAACCCCGGATGCTGCGCCGGCGAGCCGATCCATCAGCACCGGCTACGGGCACTCCTGTGCGATCTTCAGCACGGGAGTCGTGCGCTGCTGGGGTGCGAACGGCGTCGGTCAGCTCGGCAACGGCGCCACCGGGAGTCAGGGCACGGTCCCCGAGCAGATGCACCTGGGCCTCCCCGACACCGCGCTCGGCACCGGACGCACCGCCACCGCCATCACCGCCGGCGGCAACCACACCTGCGCCCTCCTCGACGACGGCACCGTCAAGTGCTGGGGCCTCAACGACAAGGGCCAACTCGGCCTCGGCGACACCGCCAACCGCGGTGACGGCCCCGGCGAGATGGGCGACACCCTCCCCACCATCGCCCTCGGCACCGGACGCACCGCCACCGCCATCACCGCCGGAGCGCTCCACACCTGCGCCATCCTCGACACCCAGGCGGTCAGGTGCTGGGGCGAGTCGCTCCACGGCCGCCTCGGCCTGGGCGACACGGAGGACCGCGGCGACGAACCCGGCGAGATGGGCGACCTCCTCCCCAGCGTCGCCCTCGGCGCCGGACGCACCGCCACCGCCATCACCGCCGGCGGCAACCACACGTGTGCCCTCCTCGACGACGACCACGTCAAGTGCTGGGGCCTGAACAACGTCAGCCAGCTCGGCATCCCGGGCGTCTACCGCGGTGACCAGCCCGGCGAGATGGGCGACGCCCTTCCCCCCTTGAACCTCGGCTCGGCCCACACCGTCGATGCGGTCACCGCCGGCGAGTTCCACTCCTGCGCGCTCCTCGACGACGGCGCGGTGAAGTGCTGGGGCGACAACAACTCGGGCGAGCTCGGCGTCGGCGACGCCGCGGACCACCTGGCCGAAGGCGACGCCCACCGCGCCGCCGCCTTCCTCGGCCCGGCGATCCTGGGCAACATCCGCGGCTCGGGCGGCGAGGGCCTGGACGGCGGCCTGGTCGCGGCGCTGCGGCCCGACGAGTTCTCCGTGGCGGGTGGAGCGGGCGCCGACTCCAACGGCATGTTCGCCTTCGCCGTCCCGCCCGGGACCTACTACCTCTACGGCATCGAGCCCACGGGCGCGTACAAGCCGGGGTTCCACGGTGACCCGTACGAGATCGTCGTCGGGACCGGAACGACCGTCGCCGGGCCGACCCTGGCCCCGAGCGGGGGCACCGTCGCCGGCCGCGTCACCGAGCTCGGGTCGGGCCAGCCCTTGGCGGGCGCCCTGACCATGTCGCTCAACGCCCTCGGTGGACCCGAGGCCGCCGCCACCACGAACTCGAACGGCGAGTACGCCATCGGCGCTCTGCGCAACGGGACCCACTACCTGGTCACCGTCGATCTCAGCGGTGCCCACGCGCCGCGGTTCCATCCGAGCGCCGGCGACGTCCCGAGCTCCACGCCGGCGGTGACCACCGCTGGGGCGACCACGACGTCCGACGCCGTCCTTCCGGCCCAGGCGCCGCCGGGCAGCGCCGCCGCCATCGTCGGGAACGTGACGGACACCGCGGGCCAGCCGCTCTCGTCCGTCCTCGTCGCCGCCCTGCGGGCCGACACGTACTCGCTGGCGCGCGCCACGCGCACCAACGCCAACGGCGGCTATTCGCTGCCGCTCAGTCCCGGGACCTACCGCATCGGCTTCATCGACCCGACGGGCCTGCACGAGCGGGAGTGGTTCGACGACCAGCCGGTCGATCGCCTCGACAACTCGGCCGTGGTCGCCGCCCCGGGGACCGCGAGCGCCGCCCTGCGGCCGACCACCGGCTCCCTGCGCGGCACCGTGAGCGACGACGTCGCGGCCGTGGGTGGCGCATGGGTCGTCGCCATCGGCCCGTCGGGCATCGCCGGAGCAGATACGACCGACGTCGACGGCGACTACCGGATCGACGGCCTGGCCCCGGGGAACTACCGCGCCGCCATCGTGGACCCTGCCGCCGGTCGGGCCCTCTACTGGGACGGCGCGTCCGTGTACGACGAGGGCACCGTCTTCCCGGTCACCGCCGGTCAGGTCGCCCCCGTCGATCCGACCCTCTGA
- a CDS encoding NAD(P)-binding domain-containing protein has protein sequence MTIKKVGILGSGIMGAGIAEVAAKAGHEVVLRSRKQETADDMLATLEKSLARQVDKGRLEAADKDATLALVTATSQMHALAHCDLVIESVVEDLQVKQHLFAELHDVCSDYTILATNTSTLPVIEMAMVTDRPEKVCGVHFFNPAPAMSLVEIVRPLTASDETIESVKAFAAACGKDPVEVKDRAGFIVNALLFPYLNNAVRMMENGTASRDDIDTAMKGGCNFPMGPLALLDLVGLDTSLSILDALYDEFRDPNYSAMPLLRRMVAAGQLGRKSGVGFYDYRK, from the coding sequence ATGACGATCAAGAAGGTTGGGATCCTCGGCTCGGGCATCATGGGTGCCGGCATCGCCGAGGTGGCGGCGAAGGCGGGCCACGAGGTGGTGCTGCGGTCGCGCAAGCAGGAGACCGCCGACGACATGTTGGCGACGCTCGAGAAGTCGTTGGCCCGGCAGGTGGACAAGGGTCGCCTCGAGGCCGCCGACAAGGACGCCACGCTCGCTCTGGTCACCGCCACCTCGCAGATGCACGCGCTGGCCCACTGCGACCTCGTCATCGAGTCCGTGGTCGAGGACCTCCAAGTGAAGCAGCACCTCTTCGCCGAGCTCCACGACGTGTGCAGCGACTACACCATCCTCGCCACCAACACCTCGACCCTCCCGGTGATCGAGATGGCCATGGTCACCGACCGCCCCGAGAAGGTCTGCGGCGTCCACTTCTTCAACCCGGCGCCGGCCATGAGCCTCGTCGAGATCGTCCGCCCCCTCACCGCCTCCGACGAGACCATCGAGTCGGTCAAGGCCTTCGCCGCCGCCTGCGGCAAGGACCCCGTCGAGGTGAAGGACCGGGCCGGCTTCATCGTGAACGCCCTCCTCTTCCCGTACCTCAACAACGCGGTGCGGATGATGGAGAACGGGACCGCCAGCCGCGACGACATCGACACCGCCATGAAGGGCGGCTGCAACTTCCCCATGGGTCCGCTCGCCCTGCTCGACCTCGTCGGCCTGGACACCTCGCTGTCCATCCTCGACGCCCTCTACGACGAGTTCCGCGACCCGAACTACTCGGCCATGCCGCTGCTGCGACGCATGGTCGCCGCCGGCCAGCTGGGCCGGAAGTCGGGCGTCGGCTTCTACGACTACCGCAAGTAG
- a CDS encoding ATP-binding cassette domain-containing protein: MTTTVRIDALERRFGSLRAVDGVSLDLGPGITGFLGPNGAGKTTLLRMMATVLAPDGGSIEILGHPTSTSRDREEIRRRLGYLPQEPGFHRSFTAFEFVDYVAILKGLTDRRRRHDEVRRVLALVGLESVMHKRIRKLSGGMRRRVGIAQSLLGDPDLLVLDEPTAGLDPEQRLRFREVLTERDAARTVVLSTHQTDDVAALCQRVVVVLGGGVRFDGRPTDLTATAAGHVWVADQRDPSAQLAWAGPDGRVRHIGTPPATAELVEPTLEDGYLLLVGAEALRTDGSARPTRAA, from the coding sequence GTGACCACCACCGTCCGCATCGACGCCCTCGAGAGGCGCTTCGGCTCGCTCCGTGCGGTCGACGGGGTGTCCCTCGACCTCGGGCCCGGCATCACGGGCTTCCTCGGGCCCAACGGGGCCGGCAAGACCACGCTGCTGCGGATGATGGCGACGGTGCTCGCCCCCGACGGTGGCTCGATCGAGATCCTCGGCCATCCGACGTCGACCTCACGCGACCGGGAGGAGATCCGTCGCCGGCTCGGCTACCTGCCGCAGGAGCCGGGCTTCCACCGGAGCTTCACCGCCTTCGAGTTCGTGGACTACGTCGCCATCCTGAAAGGGCTCACCGACCGCCGGCGACGCCACGACGAGGTGCGCCGCGTGCTTGCGCTCGTCGGGCTCGAGTCCGTGATGCACAAGCGCATCCGGAAGCTGTCCGGCGGCATGCGGCGCCGCGTGGGCATCGCGCAGAGCTTGCTGGGTGACCCCGACCTGCTGGTGCTCGACGAGCCCACCGCCGGCCTCGACCCCGAGCAGCGGCTCCGCTTCCGGGAGGTGTTGACCGAGCGGGATGCGGCCCGCACGGTCGTGCTGTCGACCCACCAGACCGACGACGTCGCCGCGCTCTGCCAGCGCGTCGTCGTGGTCCTCGGCGGCGGTGTCCGCTTCGACGGCCGGCCCACCGACCTCACTGCAACGGCGGCCGGCCACGTCTGGGTCGCCGACCAGCGTGACCCGTCCGCCCAGCTCGCCTGGGCCGGGCCCGACGGTCGGGTCCGCCACATCGGGACGCCGCCAGCCACCGCCGAGCTGGTCGAGCCGACCCTCGAGGACGGCTACCTGCTGCTCGTCGGCGCCGAGGCGCTGCGCACCGACGGCTCGGCTCGCCCCACGAGGGCCGCGTGA